DNA sequence from the Lycium barbarum isolate Lr01 chromosome 5, ASM1917538v2, whole genome shotgun sequence genome:
GTACTTGATTATACGGTCACAAATACGGTCTGTACTTCAATGTACGGTTCGTATAACCCGATCATATTTCAATTGGCAAATTACTGAGATTTTTCCCAACAAGATTTAccgaaatacggtctgtatttcattaTACGGCCAGAAGTACGGTGCGTATATaaatatacggtccgtgtaactaGGCATAAAACCTGAACTTTACAGAACTGAAACAAATTTTAATCCTAACACTTCCCgtctggttttctaagtcctAAATCATGAACGCAGCTTAGTTaagaggtacgaggtgttacagttgTACAAGAATAAGAGTGATATTCAAAATTGCAATAATTACAGGGGTATTAAACtactaagccacactatgaaagtttgGGAGAAGGTGATATAGATGAGGATGGGGAGGGAGGTGTCTGTTTCCGAGAATCAATTCGGATGATGTTAGAGAGATCAACTACCAAAGTCATTCATCTTCTAACGAGATTGTTGGAGCAGTATGGGAATAGGAATATAGAATTACATATGATGTTCATTGACTAAGAAAAGACACACGACAAAGTTTTACGGATGTTTTATGAAGATGCTTGGAGTCTAGAGGCGCATATGTGGCATATATTAGAGAGATTAAGCACATTTACTATGGAACGAGGACCCAAGTGAGAACTATGAGCGGCGACTCGGAGCACTTTCCAATTATGACGGGGTTGCACCAGAGATCAACTCTTAGCCCGTATTTTTTTGGCTTGTTGATGGATAAACTAACACGACATATTCAAGAGGAGGAACACATATGCCCAGTGAGGAGGTGTGGGAGCTTGACAATGATAAGTCTAAAAAAAGGTAGAGTTAGACAAAGGAAGAATTGGGGTGAAGTGATTAAACATGACATGACTCATTTTAAGCTCGCTAagaacatgaccctagatagAAAGTATGGAGGTCAACGATTAGGGTAGAGGGTTAGTAGACAGTGGGGCGATTTTCTTTTTACCGTGAAAGAGCATGGTTCTAGTTTAGTTCATCTTGTATGCTCTCTCTTCTACTTATCAGTATCAATATTATTATTCTATTACTGCCGTATTCTTCAAATTGTATTATTACTATTGTTTCTTTTGCTTGGGTTATCCTTATGATTTTATTGCAAGAACTTTTTTTTCCTATAGCATTTTTATCATAACTTTTACTGTTGCATTTGTCAtactaatgtttttttttcttcaaaaacacTTTTCTTGAGCCAAGAGTTTATTGGAAACACCCTCCCTATCACACAAGGTAGGAATAAGGTTTGTGTACATCTCATCCTCTCCGGACCCACTATGTGAGATAAtaatgggtatgttgttgttattagaTGATAACAATGTTAATATAATTTTTTGCACATTAATAGTGTGATATAATAGTCAATGAACTAAATTGAAAACCATAAGGTTGCATTTGTACATACCTATCTATCAGTTAATCAAGAATTAATTAATGTATATTCCACCACATTAAATCTAATCCTAGTAAATTGAATTGATTTGCTATAACGTCCAATGTTTACCCCtaatttctatggatgaaaagTAGCAACTAATCTATAAAATTAATTGAAATTCACACAAACTGACCCGAACATCACAGGTATGACTTATTTTGATTGATCTAATGTAAACTCCGAATACTATATTCCAGAAAAACTGTACTCCCTTAGTTCATTTTTAGTTGTCACGTTCGCCTCTCGAGAGTCAAACTACAGGAATTTTGACTAttattttaagattttttttcaCATCTTAATATGAGAAGAATTGAAACTTATATTTTTTAAACAGTTTTTGAACATCcaaattttagttttaaaatatCGAACTAAACCTATTCAATTTGATTATCGAGAAACGAAACGCAACAAGtatcgaaaacaacctctctgTCCTAAAAAAGGttgaggtaaggtctgcatacatcctACCTTCCTCAGACTTCACCTGTGGGTTTACACTgggttgttgttcttgttgtttacGCGACAAGTAAAAGCGAAGTTGGAACCAAtaaaggatgtggtgcagcggatgAGGCTGCCAGAGGTCTCGAGTTTGAATCCTGAGTATGAAAAAATCCTTAATAGGAAGCACTTCCCACAGAATGCAGCCCTACGTAGCTCAAATCCGAATATAGTCGGATTCCAATACAGATACCCACATCAagccggaaaaaaaaaaaaaccgaagtTGGAAGGGAGTAGTTGAACTCATCGACAAAAAGGATCCATCAAGTCCGACCCGACCCACATTTTGGTTCCCGGGCTCCGGTCTAAAGGTGCAAAATTTCTCCAGTAAACACGCAGCTGCCTCCTCCGCCGCTCGCTTTTTTTCCCCCCCTTCTCTTCTTCTGATGTGCGTATAACAACGCCGTCAATTTCAGGTACTAATTTCTCTTTAACTAAAATACCCAAAAGCCACTCTTAGTTTGTTtgctcattttcttcttcttcttcttcttcttcttcttcttcttcttcttcttcttcttcatgtaTTGCATAATATATTACTATTTAAATTACCACTCTTCTACATAATAATGACCCTTTATGTTTTTAGAGCTTCTAAATTCATTATACCCAAATCAAATCTCAATCATTTCACCATTTGTCTTTCTTTTTATTCATCTTTACAGCACTTTCAATACCCATCTCATATAAAAATCACAACTTTCAATACCCATagatgtaataataataataataatgttgaaaaTCCCTTTCAAGATTCAAATTTTCAGAATTTagttttgaaaaaaaatcaagaaagggAGGATTATTGTATTGATTCTTTAATTTATGATTCTGATTTATTGGTTAAGATTCTTAATTCAATTAGATATAGACCAAATGTTGCATTGAGATTATTTAGGTGGGTTGAAGTGCAAAAAGGGTTTAAGTATTCCGAGTTTTCGTTATGTACTATTCTTGATATTTTAATACAGAATGGTTGGATGAAATCTGCTTATTGGGTAGTAGAAAGAGTGATTAGTAGTAATATGGATAAAGTTGTTGATTTATTGGTTGATGGATATTTGAATTTGAAGGTATCTGTTGAAATACTCAATCTTTTATTAAGAGTATACACGAAAAAGAACGCGAATTTGGAGCAATGTTTGTTAGTTTTTGAGAAGATGTTGAGGAATGAAGTGTTGCCTGATGTGAAGAATTGTAATAGGATTTTGAGGAACTTAAGGGATAGGAATTTAGTTGCGAAATCGCGAGAAGTGTATAGGATGATGGGTGAGTATGGGATAAAGTCGACGATTATTACTTATAATACGATGTTGGATTCGTTTTGTAGAGAAGGCGAAGTACAACAGGCTTTGGATCTTTTATCGGAAATGCAGAGAAAGGAATGCTATCCGAATGATGTTACGTATAATATCTTGATTAACGGGTTGTCCAAGAAAGGAGAATTTGATCATGCTAAGGGTTTGATTGGAGAGATGTTGAATAAAGGATTGAAGGTTTCGGCTCATACGTATAACCCTTTAATTCACGGTTACTGTGCTAAGGGAATGATTGTCGAGGCATTAGGTCTTGGAGAAGAAATGGAGGTAAAAGGAGTTTCGCCTAATGTATCGACTTTTAATACGTTTATTTACGCACTTTGCCGGGAAGGGCAGGCAAGTGAAGCGAGGCACTGGTTTTCTGTCATGTTGAAGAAGAATTTGGCACCGGACGTAATCTCGTATAATACTTTGATTTACGGGTATTGTCGGTTGGGGCATACTAATGAGGGTTTTTCGTTATTACGTGATTTAAGGAGGAGGGGACTTTTTCCTACGGTAGTCACGTATAATATGATTATGGATGGACTCTGTAGAAAAGGTCATTTAGAGGATGCTAAGCAGCTGAAAAAAGAAATGATGAGATCCGGTATCTCCCCTGATGTATTTACTTACACTATTCTTGTTCATGGTTCGTACAAGGCAGGAAATTTACCGATGGCAAAAGAACTATTCGATGAGATGTTACAGAGGGGTTTGGAGCCAGACTGCATTGCTTACACAACTCGAATAGCAGGTGTACTGAGGCTGGGTGACATATTGAAGGCGTGCAAACTACAAGAGGAAATGTCAGCACAGGGATTCCCTCCAAATATAATTATCTACAATGTATTTGTCGATGGTATTGCGAAGCTCGGTAATCTAGAAGAAGCAACCGAGTTGTTACAGAAGATGGTTGGAGATGGCCTTATGCCTGACCACATAACATATACCAGTGTAATTCATGCATACCTAGAATTCGGGTATCTAAAAAAAGCCAGAGAGTTGTTCGATGAGATGATAAGCAAAGAGATCTCTCCAACAGTTGTAACATACACAGTGCTAATTCATGCACATGCTGGTAAAGGGAGGCTTGAACTTGCACATATGTATTTTTCAGAGATGCAACAGAAGAGCATTTTGCCAAATGTGATTACTTACAACGCACTGATAAATGGACTTTGCAAGTATAGAAGAGTAAACGAGGGTTACAGGTACTTTGCTGAGATGAAAGCAAGAGGAATTGTCCCTAATAAATATACCTACACCATTTTGATAAATGAGAACTGTGATTTGGGTAACTGGCAAGAGGTTTTTAGACTGTTCAAAGAAATGTTGGATAACGGAATCCAACCTGATTCTTTTACATACAGTGCGATGTTGAAAAATCTCGGCAAAGATTCTACATCACATGCCATAGAATACCTTGACTTTATACTTTTGGGTGATGAAGCTGATGAAGGCACTGCCGAAGCAGAGAGTTGAACAATTCGTGAATAGCCACTGGGATTCTTGGTTGACTGGCTTTCAGTTCTTGATATTTGGTCTAAAGGTGTTACACCATGAGCTTCAGACCGACATCTCTGTAAAAGCTGCTGGTATGTGTCTGTTATACGTGATCATGACCTGTTAATTATTgggcttttttcatttttggcccgttcgccaaaattaattacgggcgctagccaaaatattcaaacctatacactgattatgcatatttacatatatatattgtatgtatattatatgtgtacAATATGTAATGTACATAACCTATACATTTACTGCTATTTTGTAATTTAGATCACCGAAAGATATTGGACTGTAATTATTTCTTAATTTTCGTCATTGTTCTTCACCATGCATTTACAACTTTAATATGACTTTTATTAGGTGGAGCAGATAGAGCCTGTCATGGTTCATTTTGGATTTGGACCTACTTCCTGTATTTGGTGTAAGATCGCTGAACCTACTTTGCCTTTCTGTTCAAATTAATGCATGGATCTCTGAATAAAATTTTCATTCTTGTCTCTCTCCTCTAATAAGTGGCTCTTCGTTTTCCCTTTTCTTACTTTTGTTCCCTCTGTTTCCTTTCCGATATTTTGACGCAATTTCATATGCATACAAGCCTAATAATCTGCTACATTGTCATGGATGagtcagtgttgtcaaaggcgcgcttaagccctgaagcgaggctcaaaacatgttgagcgctttgcctcgctttatgtgcgcttcagtgtcatcgtcatggctctaagacatacttttccttgccattgagcctctcttgaagagctgacactagatgattgatatttcactttattgtaatgtttttacaatttctttgtccatatatttgttattcatgcttactattattagtcttggactaaacatacatatatttgtaatttttcaccattgcgctttttttaactaaagcccacgctttatttgcgctttgcacttaaagccccagctaaccttagagcttttttgcgcttttcgcttttgataacactgggaTGAGTATCTGCTCTTAAACCTTCTTTCGAAGGAAATTAAAACCATGATGCTAGATATTGGAGCCAAAAAATTTCAGTTTTTTCTCGTTAAATTCACCTCCTGTTTTTTTCCTTTACAGTGAAAACACAAAAGTCTATGCAGCTTACCAGATAACACGATGCTCTATTGCAGGTTAGTGATATTTAATTTCGGTTGAGGGTCTCTCTAGTTATATCAAGTTTCCATTTCTTTGGTTTTTCCTCACATTTGTGTTCAGTTATTGGTCTGTCTTCTTGTTTAACAATTCTAGTTTTTGGAAACACTAAGGGGTCGTTTCGTACGAAGACAAATAATGCAGAGATTAGTAATGCAAAGATTGTAATGTTGGGATTATTTTTTAGCAAGTGTTTGGttcattgttttaaatattagTTAAACAATGTATAATCTAAGCTTGTGTTTGGTTTAAAACTGTACAAAATCTTCTTTACAATTATACCCTTGAATATTTGTGggattttgtatttcatttaattGTATGAGCTATTTGACTACTGCACAAAAATTGTAGTATTATTTTTTTGTGGGATCTATTTCATGTAACTAGCTAAGAGAACAATTTTCTCACTATGTTTgttagctttcttttaaaaaaaaaaaaaaaccgtagtTGAAGACAAAAGTACCGAACTTTAAAGAAAATTTGCTCAATTACCAAGTAGATGAAAGCTACCTTATTTAACTTATTTTTCTGGTATGAGCATATACTAGAAAAAACCTCCATTGCCATCAGTTCTCGGCTTCTGAAAGAGCAATCAAGAGCAAAAGATGGCAATGGTTACTAGaggtaataataataaatatttaaCTTGGCTTCAATTCAAATATAAGCTCTACAAATATTTCTGTAAGTTAATCTGATTCATAAAGGACACCTTATTAACCTAAAGAAGGGTTTGACGGGTAGTTTAGTCATTTTAGCGGTCTTATCCATGTATAGTTAAACCTGGGATAAGTAATCCCTTGGTTTCTTCGGTATTAGATAAGCTCTCCTATGGTGTATAAGTTGCCCATGTATTAGGTATGATTAAATTGAATTGAGTAACCAAACAATGTATTGGATGGACTAAATTTTAATACAAGGACTATTTTGATTAGTGCAGCCTACTAAACGACCCCTAAAGCTATCTGGTAGGACTTGTAAAAGTATTACAGTCAAGCTGGGATTGACATGTAAGGTCTTGGTGCACCTAAGATACTTAAAAAATTTATGTGAAACACAGCGTTTTTTGGCTTTTTTGAAGAGCATCTTTCTATAATCTGTACTTATAGGGCCTTTTTACGTCTAGTTCCTATATAAACTGATGGCAAGTATCTATCCTCCAAAAAGTTACATATAAGGATGGAAAGTGTTTTCTTTTGTTATAGAAGATAGTAGTCCGATAAGAAGCTGCCGTGTTCAGAGGGATGTGGAGCTTGAGCTGTGATTCTGAAGGAAACTGTGTTGGCTAGTCCTTTCGCATAAACCCTTTCAATCTGACCTTAAAGATACTCTGGAGAGGAAAAACAATAAAATGGATATAGTTTGCAATTATATGATGATCCAATGAAAATTTGATTACTCTTGCCTTAGAAAATGAATTCATCTCttatagaaaggtgtcattctttttgggactgactaagaaggaaagagtgtcacGCAGATTGCGGCAGCGAGAGTGTGTGGACAGGAGATACCATTTTGTATTAGTCGATTCAGAAATATTGGACAAATGTGACAGTTTAGATAATTAGGATATAGATTGGATGTGAACTGGATGATCATTCCAATCATAAGTAGACCATTGTTCTATATCTAAAGATGAGAAGTGTCTCTTCTGATTTCTATCACACTGCATATTTTCCTGTATTTGCTGCTTTATTGTAAAGCTAGATACCTTATTTACTATGAGTTGTTTAGTCATTGTTTTCCTTACAACAATCTTGGTTTTATCCAAGCTGCTTAAAGGTGTCTGGGAGTGATTTATGCCGCCTTCTGTCACCTCTCAACCAGTGAACATTCTTAAGAATGCGGTGACGTGCATATTCTTGAAAATTACCCTTTCTATTTGTAAGAGATTTTTGAAAAATTACTTTTGGTACTTCATGtaatttttttcttcatttaATGAAATCTGAGGAAGTCTTTGCGGTATCCTTCTGTATTTAAGGTTAATTTACTTTTCAGTTCTACTACTACGATGTAGCTTTTGACACCTATCTGACCAAGTATCGTCAAATTGTCAGCTTAGTGGCACACAGAGCTCCCGTTCCTGAATATTTCTATGCAAATGTTAAAGCAAGGAATGCTAAATAAGCTGGAAGTCATTGGTGGATAAATGGTCGTTGAAAATGGTGCTACTCTGGTTGGATCTGCCATACAAATTCAATCCTTTTTTGAGAATGACAATTTCAATCCTTTAAAGCATGCTAATAGGTACTTCCTGAGACCTTTTAAAGTCTTAAGTTCTGTGGTACAGTTACCATCCTTTTTGTTGGGTGTGTTTGTTGGTTTATATGCTTCCCACTAGTTGGTGCTATGCCTGCCTTCTGAGTAAACTATCTCTATAGGGGTATGTTTTCAACTGCTGGTAAATGCTAAACTTAATCCATTCGCTGATAGTGTTGGGAGATGCTGTCTATAATTTTATCTTGAAAAGGCAGGTTTttactcctttttttttcttttttttttttttctattttcaaaTGTTTCTTGTTGGCCAAACTAAGTTGATGTGTCCTCCACTACTTTagcattttattattttttttgaatacTTAACCCAATTTAGCGTTTAGTTTCAAAGTTGTGCGAGCTGTCATGGCACTAAGCTTATGAGCCATGCAATGGAACTTTGGAAAAGAGTGAGAGAGTGTAAACTTAGGGACACCGAATGAGTAACATATCCAGTTTAGATTTATGCCTGGTAGACCGACAACAGAGGCTATATTCTTGCTAAGATAATTGAGGAAACTTATTTCTATATGGTATTTAATTGATATAGATAAAACGTATGATAGAGTGCCAAGAGAAGTCCTTTGGTGGGTGCTGAAGAAAGGAATTCATAGTAAATTTATAATTGCCAAAAGTGATATGTATGATGGAACAATCACTAGTATGAGAACAACAGTAGGGTATGCAAAGGAGTTCCAACAGCAGTGGGTTTACACCATAGATCAGTATTGAACCCAGTTGGATGAACTAACATAATATAAGATAAGGTTCCATGGTGTATCCTTTTTGCTGAGGGATCTTGTGCTAATTGACGAAACTAGCGAGTATGTCAATGAAAGCTTGAATGATAGAGCACTCtagagaaaaatatatatatatttttttagaagaagagaaaaataattttaggaTAAGTAGAAGTAAGATTGACTATATGCAATGCACTTTTAGTCAACATATAAGAAGAGTGAAGTTGGGGTGAAATAAGACGAGATTACAACAACATGCCTAGTGTATTCccataagtggggtctggggagggtagaatgtacgcagaccttacccctaccttttggGGTAGGGAGACTGTTTCTagtagaccctcgactcaagagaacaaagcaagataaaaggaaaaagaagcaTGATATCAAGAAAAAATATGACAACAAAGTAGCaagataaaagaaaaataagagaCATATAGTAGtacaccttgagaaaaagaatctaCACAATTACTAACTAATACTACTAATAGGGAGAATACTTGGCTACCTACTATCttaatcctcgacctccacactttcctttctaaggtcatgtcctcagtacgCTGGAGCTGTTCATGTCTTGCCTAATCACCTCCCCCAGTTCTTCTTcggtctacctctacctctcctaacttttgctatagccaacctctcacacctccttactGGCGCATTCACacacctcctcttcacatgcccgaaccatctcaatcttgcttccctcatcttgtctgcCACAGGAGCCATTTTCACCTTGCCCCGTATAACTTCATTCCTAACCATATCCATCCTAGTACACCCACACATCCACCTGAGCATCCTCATCTCCGCTACACTCATCTTCTGGACGTGAgtgttcttgactggccaacattcTGCACCATACAACAAAGTCAGTCTAACTATCACTTTGTAGAATTTACCTTTAAGCCTTGGTGACACATTCTTATCGCACAGTACCCCGaatgcgagcctccatttcacccACCCCGCTCCAATACAATGAGCAACATCATCCTCAATCTCTCTGTCTCCTTGGATTatggacccaagatacttgaaactatctttcttagGTAGGACTTGTGCATCGAGCTTCACTTCCACCTTCGCCTCTTGCGTCGCACCACTGAACTTGCACTTTAGATACTCTGTCTTAGTCCTGCTTAGCCTGAAATAAGACGAGATTGTTGTGCCTAAAATGCTAACATTTCAGAATAGGTTTAATGTTCCAGGAGAATGGTATGATAGATGAAGATGTTACACATTGAATTCAAAATAGGATTGAAATGGAGAAGTGCTTCCGGAATGTTATGTGGTAGAATGATAATCCACCAAGGTGAAAGACAAGTTCTATATAACATTATAAGACCAAAAAGGTTCTGTGGAAGTGAATATTGGGTCTCTAAACTCCAACAACAACTATGCCTTAGTCCCAAACAACTTagggtcggctatatgaatctcaatttcttcatttttgttcatttcaaatcatcatcatgctaaataaaataaaattaaaaaataatatatattttatatatatatatatatatatatatatatatatatatatatatgggttttGCTAACCTACAACATGAAGGTTGTAGGATAGCAATGTACCCACTTCTTAATTCACAAAAATGACCCTGCCATCTCATTAAAATGGGAACTTTCAAGGATATTTTCGTCTTTCACCCAATAAATTCAATTGCCCCCAAATTCCATCTCTACAATTCATTTCTATTTTTGGCATTATCTTCTCTCCCGATCTGAGAAAGAGTTGCACTCGGACTTACTTTTTTTCGGTGTAATTTTTTAATTAGTTATATTCGTTCTTTGGATTTCCTGTGAATATCTTCCGATAGTGTCTCTGGTTCATACATCCACATGTTCTGAAATTCCGGTGGGTCGGCAACCTTGGGATTGTTTGTTTA
Encoded proteins:
- the LOC132641673 gene encoding pentatricopeptide repeat-containing protein At1g22960, mitochondrial yields the protein MTLYVFRASKFIIPKSNLNHFTICLSFYSSLQHFQYPSHIKITTFNTHRCNNNNNNVENPFQDSNFQNLVLKKNQEREDYCIDSLIYDSDLLVKILNSIRYRPNVALRLFRWVEVQKGFKYSEFSLCTILDILIQNGWMKSAYWVVERVISSNMDKVVDLLVDGYLNLKVSVEILNLLLRVYTKKNANLEQCLLVFEKMLRNEVLPDVKNCNRILRNLRDRNLVAKSREVYRMMGEYGIKSTIITYNTMLDSFCREGEVQQALDLLSEMQRKECYPNDVTYNILINGLSKKGEFDHAKGLIGEMLNKGLKVSAHTYNPLIHGYCAKGMIVEALGLGEEMEVKGVSPNVSTFNTFIYALCREGQASEARHWFSVMLKKNLAPDVISYNTLIYGYCRLGHTNEGFSLLRDLRRRGLFPTVVTYNMIMDGLCRKGHLEDAKQLKKEMMRSGISPDVFTYTILVHGSYKAGNLPMAKELFDEMLQRGLEPDCIAYTTRIAGVLRLGDILKACKLQEEMSAQGFPPNIIIYNVFVDGIAKLGNLEEATELLQKMVGDGLMPDHITYTSVIHAYLEFGYLKKARELFDEMISKEISPTVVTYTVLIHAHAGKGRLELAHMYFSEMQQKSILPNVITYNALINGLCKYRRVNEGYRYFAEMKARGIVPNKYTYTILINENCDLGNWQEVFRLFKEMLDNGIQPDSFTYSAMLKNLGKDSTSHAIEYLDFILLGDEADEGTAEAES